One window of Vibrio atlanticus genomic DNA carries:
- a CDS encoding L,D-transpeptidase family protein, producing the protein MSYCANSTPLHSMRTQIRKVALPLVRVTMLVAAMASSCVSAATFVLPPAESRIVGRIQQHEVAAGETLAIIAKQYDIGFLSLMAANKGVDPFLPAEGYVLSIPSRLILPDTPRKGIVINLAELRLYFFEPEKNQVHVFPVGIGRVGRDTPEMITKISQKRPNPTWTPPNSIRKEYLEKGIELPKVVPAGPENPLGEYALRLAYGAGDYLIHGTNKDFGIGLRVSSGCIRMEPKDIEWLFEQVSRGEQVTIIDEPIKVSLEPDRSVFVEAHEPLTRSDGSKKLLQIPVELKWWLEDADLPNSKAKAVIFAQNGVPVEIAPPVIEF; encoded by the coding sequence ATGTCGTATTGCGCTAACTCGACGCCTTTGCACTCAATGAGAACACAGATACGTAAGGTAGCTTTACCTCTAGTGAGGGTCACCATGCTTGTGGCAGCGATGGCTTCGTCGTGTGTGTCTGCGGCGACCTTTGTACTGCCTCCGGCTGAAAGCCGTATCGTCGGCAGAATACAACAACACGAAGTGGCTGCTGGCGAAACGTTGGCCATCATTGCTAAGCAATACGATATTGGTTTTCTCTCTTTAATGGCGGCAAACAAAGGCGTTGATCCTTTTCTTCCTGCTGAAGGTTATGTGTTAAGTATCCCTAGCCGTTTGATTCTGCCGGATACGCCGAGAAAAGGCATTGTGATTAACCTTGCCGAGTTAAGGTTGTACTTCTTTGAACCTGAGAAAAATCAGGTGCACGTATTTCCTGTTGGCATCGGTCGAGTGGGGCGAGATACCCCAGAGATGATCACTAAGATAAGCCAAAAAAGACCCAACCCGACTTGGACGCCTCCAAACTCAATTCGTAAAGAGTATCTAGAGAAAGGGATTGAGCTACCAAAAGTGGTTCCTGCTGGGCCGGAAAACCCTCTGGGCGAGTATGCATTACGACTTGCTTATGGTGCAGGTGATTATCTGATACACGGCACCAATAAAGACTTTGGGATAGGCTTGCGAGTCAGCTCCGGCTGTATCCGTATGGAACCTAAAGATATTGAGTGGCTTTTTGAACAGGTTAGTCGTGGTGAGCAAGTCACAATAATCGATGAGCCTATCAAAGTGTCTTTAGAGCCAGATAGAAGCGTGTTTGTTGAAGCTCACGAACCATTGACGCGAAGCGACGGCTCTAAGAAATTATTGCAAATCCCCGTTGAATTAAAATGGTGGCTTGAAGATGCAGATCTACCAAATTCAAAAGCGAAAGCGGTGATATTTGCTCAAAATGGCGTGCCTGTTGAGATAGCACCACCTGTGATTGAGTTCTAA
- a CDS encoding transposase, which translates to MSNDKLPKDADGLQLNFCKTLACDNFGLSDAKRYVLQHANPKRPAMVCRECGAFPPLLNNREVLSELHRLRQLHSDGLPACRNDDCDNFGLSVHTHKHLYHAFGYSGDRQRYRCKDCQSTFVDKWSGSNKKLQFQENLMGLLFMGYSVREICRKLEINPKTFYDHVDHIASRCRRKLAMIDARWVNHAKDYEFASHYQRLQPKSNNGVVWIATGEAHSGYILCQHVNYSQNEEPSGSADHNPYDDVARFVSKEHSSEANLELPQPSDKLKERIEQQYQVILARGNVEDPMGNLTTFSYPSKGALIRPPYTSYAHFLHVLDMCDENKHVTIYMPQDPLLRSAALSVCLPRIQSQNVDLMYVEEDSGWQDDQNFEKIDIVHMSWWRDRWAIASQGDSQKGICYLTGNNPEPKQWLNTASIQQTKFYQQRFQLLFDSFINEPRRKLRPGGILPLLDIFRSWHNLCYQDKQGLTAAQRLGVTEQPLTLKQLLS; encoded by the coding sequence GTGTCTAACGACAAGCTGCCAAAAGATGCGGATGGTTTGCAACTCAACTTTTGTAAAACATTGGCGTGTGACAACTTTGGCTTGAGCGATGCAAAACGGTATGTTTTGCAACACGCAAACCCTAAGCGTCCAGCGATGGTTTGTCGTGAATGTGGAGCTTTCCCCCCCTTACTTAACAATCGTGAAGTGTTAAGCGAACTTCATCGCCTAAGACAACTTCACAGCGACGGGCTCCCTGCTTGTCGTAATGATGATTGCGATAACTTTGGCTTATCGGTTCATACCCACAAACATCTTTATCATGCCTTCGGCTACAGTGGCGATAGGCAGCGTTACAGATGCAAAGACTGCCAATCAACCTTCGTTGATAAGTGGTCAGGATCCAACAAAAAACTTCAGTTTCAAGAGAACCTCATGGGCTTATTGTTCATGGGGTATTCAGTACGTGAAATTTGTAGAAAGTTAGAGATCAATCCAAAGACTTTCTATGATCATGTTGACCATATCGCCAGTCGCTGTCGTCGCAAGTTAGCGATGATCGATGCTCGTTGGGTCAACCATGCTAAAGATTACGAATTCGCTTCTCACTACCAGCGCCTGCAACCGAAAAGCAACAATGGTGTGGTATGGATAGCGACTGGCGAGGCACACTCTGGCTACATCCTTTGCCAACACGTAAATTACTCTCAAAATGAAGAACCATCTGGAAGTGCTGATCACAACCCTTATGATGACGTTGCACGCTTTGTGTCTAAAGAGCACTCTTCAGAAGCGAATCTCGAACTTCCTCAGCCGTCTGACAAACTGAAAGAGCGCATTGAGCAGCAATATCAAGTAATTCTTGCGAGAGGCAATGTAGAGGACCCAATGGGGAACCTTACGACATTCAGTTACCCTTCGAAAGGCGCGCTAATTCGACCGCCTTATACTTCCTATGCTCACTTCCTACACGTGCTTGATATGTGTGACGAGAATAAGCATGTCACGATCTATATGCCACAAGATCCATTACTAAGATCTGCCGCTCTAAGCGTTTGCTTGCCGCGTATTCAGAGTCAAAATGTTGACCTTATGTATGTAGAGGAAGACTCAGGTTGGCAAGATGACCAAAATTTTGAAAAGATCGACATCGTTCATATGAGTTGGTGGCGCGATCGTTGGGCTATCGCGAGTCAAGGTGACAGTCAAAAAGGTATCTGCTACCTAACGGGTAATAATCCAGAACCAAAACAGTGGCTTAATACAGCTTCAATTCAGCAAACAAAGTTCTATCAACAACGTTTTCAGTTGTTATTTGATAGCTTCATCAATGAGCCAAGACGTAAACTTCGTCCTGGGGGCATTCTTCCATTACTCGACATATTTAGATCTTGGCACAATCTGTGCTACCAAGATAAGCAAGGGTTGACGGCAGCACAACGCTTAGGTGTGACAGAGCAGCCATTAACTCTTAAGCAATTGCTTTCATAG
- a CDS encoding Lpp/OprI family alanine-zipper lipoprotein: MNKTLIAAAASVFILAGCSSEPEEAAMSQMDQLTNQVAELTSEVEALKGDKAAAEMKAQEAAAAAMAAKEEADRANDRIDNIAESYTK, from the coding sequence ATGAATAAGACGTTAATCGCAGCTGCAGCCTCAGTTTTCATTTTAGCTGGTTGTTCTTCTGAGCCAGAAGAAGCTGCAATGTCACAAATGGATCAATTGACTAACCAAGTTGCTGAGCTAACCAGTGAAGTTGAAGCACTTAAAGGCGATAAAGCGGCAGCTGAAATGAAAGCTCAAGAAGCAGCTGCAGCCGCTATGGCAGCAAAAGAAGAAGCGGATCGTGCTAACGACCGTATCGACAACATCGCAGAGTCTTACACTAAATAG
- the deoD gene encoding purine-nucleoside phosphorylase produces the protein MATPHINAQAGDFAETVLMPGDPLRAKYIAETFLDDVKQVCDVRNMFGYTGTYKGKKVSVMGHGMGIPSCCIYVHELIAEYGVKNVIRVGSCGAVRDDVKLMDVVIGMGASTDSKVNRIRFNNHDFAAIADFGLLEEAVNQARAQEVPVKVGNVFSADLFYTPEADLFEKMEKLGILGVDMEAAGIYGVAADLGAKALTILTVSDHIIRGEKLSSEDRQKSFNDMMKVALETAINI, from the coding sequence ATGGCTACACCTCATATTAATGCTCAAGCTGGTGATTTCGCAGAAACTGTACTTATGCCAGGCGACCCGCTTCGCGCAAAATACATTGCAGAAACATTCCTTGATGACGTGAAGCAAGTTTGTGACGTTCGCAACATGTTTGGTTACACAGGCACTTACAAAGGTAAGAAAGTTTCTGTAATGGGCCACGGTATGGGTATTCCATCGTGCTGCATCTATGTACATGAGCTAATTGCTGAGTACGGCGTAAAGAACGTTATTCGCGTAGGTAGCTGTGGTGCGGTACGTGATGACGTTAAACTAATGGACGTTGTTATCGGTATGGGTGCATCGACTGACTCAAAAGTAAACCGCATTCGTTTCAACAACCATGACTTCGCGGCAATCGCTGATTTCGGTCTTCTAGAAGAAGCCGTAAACCAAGCACGTGCACAAGAAGTTCCAGTTAAAGTTGGCAACGTATTCTCTGCAGACCTTTTCTACACTCCAGAAGCTGACCTTTTCGAAAAAATGGAAAAGCTAGGCATCCTTGGTGTTGATATGGAAGCAGCTGGTATCTACGGTGTTGCTGCGGATCTTGGTGCTAAAGCTCTAACTATCCTAACAGTATCTGACCACATCATCCGTGGTGAGAAACTAAGCTCTGAAGATCGTCAAAAATCTTTCAACGACATGATGAAAGTTGCTCTAGAGACTGCAATCAACATCTAA